The Spea bombifrons isolate aSpeBom1 chromosome 4, aSpeBom1.2.pri, whole genome shotgun sequence genome segment CTGGGGACGTATAGGAAATATTAACCGTTTAATATCCTGCCCTGGCGATCCAGTGACTCACAAAACGTGTTAACCAGAGAAACCGCATCTCCCCGCTCGCATATACTCACCTCCAGGGCAGGGGGTCTGCTGAGACCACCGCGAACATGCGGCTGCCATTGAATGAATGGCAAAGGTTGTCATACCGGggagggctgcagcttctccctcagtattattattcacagaactctttaataagcattcttctTTACATGAGGTGTCAGGGAGCCCCTGTCTCTTTAAGTCAGTGGGTGCAAATACTAAACCCTCCTGCATGCCTGCGCTTAGTGGAGgtgtggggaggaataactagAAGCGAAGTACTTGAAGGGCAtgggaaggactgcagtacagaagcagagctgcatgCAGAGAGTGAGCCGTGCTAATGCTTAACCTGATTGAAGTGCGGATTAGCGGCGGGCTAAAAACACGTTTTCCGTGTAATTAAATCCACTCGGACCATCCCGCGCGATCCCGGCTCCCCGGGGCCGCTGTACACGTGTTGATCATGCCGATGACGTACTAAACACAGCTGTTGATCACGCTCACCCAGCTGTGTACGCGTGTACCGGCCATATTCCCCTCCCACCTCCAAGCCATTGGCTGAGCCGGACCGTTGAGTCGGTTCTCATTGGCCGAACACAGAATGGATCATGTGACACCATGAGTTTTTTCGGCTTCTAGCTCTCAGAGGCTGCCAGTAGGCGCAGGGCGCCggtgggagaaggaaggggtgtATGTCCCTGTTTGCGACGCCTGCCTTTTGTGCGTCGTTTTGTTTTCTACAGGGATTTTTCACCCCGGTTGTAACACCCTGTCTCTTCCCCGGTGTAGCCCTCCTGCCTGCCCTCGCCTGGAAGCGGTTATTCACATTGGATTTACCCCCGAAGAGCTGTCTATAGATCCGTTCCATTTAGCAGGTAAGGCGTTTTAAGTCGCTATTCATTCCATctataaaatgatgtatttcCGTGATCAGATCAGGCAGGCGCTGAAGCATAGCCTTCCTTCGGTTTGTGCCCCTCTAGCACCCGGTAGGCATCTCTGTGGAATGTTAAGTGATGCTGTTAGCGCTGCCTATCATTCAGGGCCTGTCTAGTGTCACTGATCAGTATAACTGCATTGAGACTTACAGGGCTGTTTCTATGACCTGAGGTAAATGCACCCCCATAATCTAATCCATCTGCCCACCCCCCCCATCTGTGCAAATACCCCAAGCTCCGGTTTCCCTGCACTCATCCTACAGTTTTTTAGACCGGACCCCTTTACTGTCCCTCAGCATAAACTTACTCGTTTTTTGCGAAAATTCTGTTCCATTTTCTGGTGCGTTTGTCATGTCTTTAATTCCTATCATCCGGTTGTGGGAACATCGCAGACTAGATGATTCCAGGCTTGTGATTTTTATGGACTGATGGAAATCTATACTGTAAAAAGATTATAAAggtttattgaaaataatggtTTCAGGGTTTCATCAATAAATGTCATTGTGGTTTAGCACAACACAGGCTTTGCTTTGCCTAGCGGTTGAATAAACTTACAGAATGCTAAGTCTGTCTTTATTTCAtctgtttataatatattatatgcataaagttaatctttcattttttgttgcatTAGGTTGACTTCTATATTGGAGGAAAATGCCTGCCGGTGACTTCTCCATCCTGTGTCTAAGCCCTCTAGGGTCCCACCAGTTACGCCGTTCACCTTCTGGCGTTCTCAGACCCTGCCTCACTCAAACTCCTCGCCCCCCGGATCCTCGGAAGAAAGGGGTGGTTTTCGCTGATGCCCTTGGCTTGGCGTTGACCTCCATTTGCCACTTCTCGCCATCGCTTCTTGAGGAAGACCATTTGGGGCTCGCGTTGGCCTCCCTCCGAGCCCTTCGCACCCTCTCCAGCACGGCTTATACCTTGGATTTCCGGCCACCGAGCCAGGACTATGCCGACTTCCGTTCTAGACTCGCGCAGCAGCAGGTGTGCCTGGAGCAATGCGCGGTGCAAGGAGCGGCGGTGGTGGGTACGGTGCGGGTGCGCAACCTCGGATACGAGAAACGCGTGACTTTGAGGGTCAGCTATGACAAATGGAACAGTCACTTTGACCTGCCCTGCTCTTACCTGCATGACCCGCACGGCGGGGCAACAACTGACTCCTTCTCCTTCAGGCTGCCATTGCCTCTGGGCACCGAGCAGGCAGAGTTCTGCCTTTGCTTCTGGTGCCAGGGTCAAGAGTTCTGGGACAACAACCACGGGACAAACTACGCCTTGCACAAAGCGGCAGAAGGCAGCGGGTACATGCAGAGAACTATGTGGTGAGGGGGCTTCGGCGAAGGTCATTTGAAGTGTTCAACGTCTGCAATAAGAAAAGATGCTCTTATAAAGGGGGATAATGTTGTGGACCGACATTACTGGCAAAAATCCTCTTTAATGTGAATTTCAACAAACTTCTGGGGTTGGTGGTGGCACCTGGGGAGCAGATGGTCTGAGAAGGCCTTGGGTCACCAAAACAATAGAGATTGCTGGACATGCtcctttttaaaaagtaatttgtttgtgtgccccccccccccgtcagcTTCTACGATCTATTGTGGGGGGAACAGATAAGCTGTAGAAGATGCCGCACCACCGCCAGACTGCTCCAAATCG includes the following:
- the LOC128490933 gene encoding protein phosphatase 1 regulatory subunit 3C-like, with protein sequence MPAGDFSILCLSPLGSHQLRRSPSGVLRPCLTQTPRPPDPRKKGVVFADALGLALTSICHFSPSLLEEDHLGLALASLRALRTLSSTAYTLDFRPPSQDYADFRSRLAQQQVCLEQCAVQGAAVVGTVRVRNLGYEKRVTLRVSYDKWNSHFDLPCSYLHDPHGGATTDSFSFRLPLPLGTEQAEFCLCFWCQGQEFWDNNHGTNYALHKAAEGSGYMQRTMW